The following coding sequences are from one Biomphalaria glabrata chromosome 8, xgBioGlab47.1, whole genome shotgun sequence window:
- the LOC106062081 gene encoding zinc finger CCHC domain-containing protein 10-like isoform X1 — protein sequence MANFPMRLPLENKHNKNLLKQEDYKCQKCLQKGHFTYQCTGKRKYVERDSRTKLLNKKLKMEDEKAKLETLAKSGSVLQKKHQNKKKRKKSSDGDSSSSSSSDSGSSDSSSDSEDDSSSDSDKDSSSSSGSSSSDSSSSSDSSSSESSSSSSSSDSEAESEEDISKVLKGKKKKKS from the exons ATGGCTAATTTTCCAATGCGGCTTCCTTtagaaaataaacataataaaaa tCTTCTAAAACAAGAGGATTACAAATGTCAGAAGTGTCTTCAGAAAGGTCATTTTACTTATCAGTGCACGGGTAAGAGAAAGTATGTTGAGCGGGATTCACGAACTAAGTtgttgaataaaaaattaaagatggaAGATGAGAAGGCCAAACTGGAAACACt gGCCAAATCAGGTTCAGTGTTACAgaaaaaacatcaaaataagAAGAAACGCAAGAAGAG TTCTGATGGAGACTCGAGCTCTTCTTCATCTAGTGATTCTGGTTCCAGTGATAGCTCCAGTGACTCAGAGGACGACTCCAGCTCTGACTCAGACAAGGATTCCTCTTCTTCCTCTGGATCATCCTCTTCAGAttcatcttcttcttctgaCTCATCATCTTCAGAGTCCAGCTCTTCATCCTCCTCCTCAGATTCAGAAGCTGAGTCAGAAGAGGACATCTCCAAGGTGCtcaaagggaaaaagaaaaaaaagtcttaa
- the LOC106062081 gene encoding uncharacterized protein LOC106062081 isoform X2: protein MEDEKAKLETLAKSGSVLQKKHQNKKKRKKSSDGDSSSSSSSDSGSSDSSSDSEDDSSSDSDKDSSSSSGSSSSDSSSSSDSSSSESSSSSSSSDSEAESEEDISKVLKGKKKKKS from the exons atggaAGATGAGAAGGCCAAACTGGAAACACt gGCCAAATCAGGTTCAGTGTTACAgaaaaaacatcaaaataagAAGAAACGCAAGAAGAG TTCTGATGGAGACTCGAGCTCTTCTTCATCTAGTGATTCTGGTTCCAGTGATAGCTCCAGTGACTCAGAGGACGACTCCAGCTCTGACTCAGACAAGGATTCCTCTTCTTCCTCTGGATCATCCTCTTCAGAttcatcttcttcttctgaCTCATCATCTTCAGAGTCCAGCTCTTCATCCTCCTCCTCAGATTCAGAAGCTGAGTCAGAAGAGGACATCTCCAAGGTGCtcaaagggaaaaagaaaaaaaagtcttaa